The DNA region TTATTTCAGACAATTTAAGTTCTATTTTGGAAATTAAGAATAATGCCATTTTAATGGGATCTTTCCTATGGTCAGAAATTTTAAAACACCAGTTTCCTAAAGACAGAAATATAGAGAAATTTCATGATAGCGAATTGGAAGTATTGAAGCGATATAATCCTGTTATGATAGGACTTAATGATATGGCGATGCCTTATGTAAAAAAATATACTGATTTTATAGGAACCTCGTGGATAGTTGATAAAAAACTAATGACGCCTAAAAGAGCTTCCGTAAAGAACATTTTGATAATGGGAGGGGGAACCGGCATAATTGATGACACCTTATTAAAAATGATTAATAAATTGCGTAAAAGTACCAATTATAGCATATTTGTTTCCAATCAATTATATAGAAATTTGGATGCAAAAAATGATAATTGTATACTTTTCGACTTTGATGAACATAGTTTTTTAACAATTGATTTGATGATTTGCAGACCAGGAATAGGATCTTTGACAGATGCTATAACATACGGAATTCCTGTTTTTGGAATTGGAGAGCCATCTAATTTTGAAATGGAATTTAATTTAAAGAAAATAGAAGAATTAAATTTCGGAATGGATATTTCCAATTTTAATAATGGTATAGATGAGCTTATTGAAAGTATTATTTTAAATGGTACTTATGCTTCATTTTGTAAATCGCTAGGACAAACAAATAAAAATGGAATACAAGAAATAATAGATTTCTTAACTTTAAAATACAATTTATAAATGAATTATGATGTAAGCCAATATTTGATTTATGAAAATCAAACAATTAAAGATGTTTTGAAAATTTTTCAAAATACAGCAGACAGTGGTTTGCCAGCTGGAATTGCAATTTTATCGGACAAAAGTAATAAAGTCATAGGTTGCGTTACTGAAGGTGACGTAAGGAGAGGTTTAATTCAAGGTAAAAACCTAAATGATAAAATAGATGAAATTGCGGTAAAAAACCCAATTTGCTTTAATGAAAATTATTCGTATAAAGATATTATAGAAAAAATACCACAAGAATTAAGTTTACGGGGAAGAAAAAGTAAAAAGTATTTAGATAAAATCATTGTAACTAATAATGACAATGAACTGGTCAAGATTATTGGATACCATGAGTTATGGGAACAGAAAGTGGCCACACATAGACATGTGGTCGTTTTAGGATTAGGATATGTGGGCTTAACCTTAGCCTTGGTATTGGCAGAAGAAGGCTTTTTTATAACGGGTGTGGATACGGATACTAACAAAATTAAAAAACTCAACAAAAAAGACTCTTATGTTATTGAAAAAGGACTTCCAGAAATTTTAAAGGAACAATTGGGCAAAAATTTCCATCCTTCCGTTACTATTCCAGAAGAGGGTGATGTATATGTTATCTCCGTGGGTACTCCTGTAGTGGTTGTGGGCTCAGATAAAAATCCAACACCAATTTTAGATTTTATAGAAACTATTTCAAAAGAAGTTGGTAAAAAATTAAAGCCAGGAAATCTTGTCATTTTAAGATCAACAGTTCCTACGGGAACTTCAAGAAATGTTGTGGGACCCCTTTTAGAAAAACATTCTGGTTTAATTTGCGGTAAAGATTTTCATTTGGCTTTTGCACCTGAAAGAACTGCAGAAGGTAAAGCACTTAAAGAATTAAGAGAATTGCCACAAATTATTGGAGGTGTTAATGAAGAATCAGTAGAGTCAACTGCCGCATTGTTTAGAGAATTAACCCCGACAATAATAAGGGTAAGTTCATTGGAAACGGCAGAAATGGCAAAATTGATTAACAATAGCTTCCGTGATCTAGTTTTTGCCTATTCAAACTACGTAACCCAAATTGCCTCACATTTTAATATTGATATTGTTGAGATTATTAAGGCGGCAAATCAAGGATATCCTAGAGATACCGTACCTTTACCAAGCCCTGGGGTTGGCGGACCTTGCTTAACCAAAGATCCATATATTTTTTCAACAGTAGCTGAAAAGGTATTAAACGGAAACACATCATTATTCAATGAAGGTCGCTATATCAATGAAAACATGCACGAACATATTGCCATTAGAGTAATTAATGAATTGAAAAATCTTAAGAAAGATATAAAAAAGTGTAAAATTTTGGTATGTGGATTGGCGTTTAAGGGAAAACCCGAAACAGGCGATGTTAGAAATTCTTCGGCAGTAGAAATCTATAATTTATTGAGTAAATTGAGCACTAATATTTCAGGACATGACCCGGTTGCCTTAACCGATGAAATTAAAGAGGTTGGCGTAAACCCAATAGATTTTGAAAAAGGTATAAATGATGCCGATGTTGTTTTGTTTTTAAATAATAACGATTTTTACGAAAAGCTGAATATTTTTAACGTTGTAAGAAAAATGAACAAGAATCCGATTATTGTGGATGGTTGGAGTCTTTATCGGGCAGACGAAATTATTAGTGTTAAACCAAGTGTTTATATGAGTTTAAGCCAGATTAAAAGTTCAATAATATAGTAGTTTATGAAAATACTAGGTATAATACCGGCAAGAGGTGGCTCTAAAGGAGTTAAAAAAAAGAATATAAAACATTTAGGTAATAAACCACTATTGGTATATACCATTGAGGTTGCTGAGGCATCAGCATTGACGGATGTTATTGTCTCAACGGACGATGAGGAAATTGCAAAAGTGGCAAAAGAGTATGGAGGAAAAGTACCTTTTTTAAGACCTGAGGAGTTAGCAACGGATAATGCCAAGGCTATTCCCGTTATTCAACATGCATTGGTCGAAGCTGAAAAATTATACGGTAAAGAATATGATGCGGTAATGATGTTGCAACCTACAACGCCATTTAAAATCGTTGAAGATATTAACAATGCCATAGCGATTATGCAAAATTCAAATTGTGATAGCGTTATCAGTGTTGTAGATGTAGAAGGCCATCATCCAGCACGTATGAAGTTTATCGAAGATGACCGATTAATAGATCCACCGTATTGTGAAGCCTATGAAAATCAGCCAAGGCAAGAATTAGAACCTATGTATATTAGAAACGGAGCTGTTTATCTAACACGTAAAGAAATTTTAATGAATGATTCGTTTAAAGGAGAAGATTCGCGTGCGTTGATAATGCCCAATATCCGATCCGTAAATATTGATACCGAATTAGAATTTAAATATGCTGAATGGATTTTAAAAGAAAAGTTGATTAATGCTTAATATATTACATTTAGAAAAAGATTGTTATTCTCAAAGAACTTTGCAAAAAATTGAAGAGGTGGGACTTGTAAACTATTTGAATACAGAATCTCAAGTAGAATTTATAAATCATCTTGAAAATAACAAATACGATGTAATTTTTGCAAAACTGGGTTTGGCTATAAATAAGCAGGTAATAGATTTGTTACCAAGTTTAAAATGTATAGTTACACCAACTACGGGGCTCAATCATATAGATTTAAAAACGGCAGAAAAAAATAATATAGCCGTTATCAGCTTAAAAGGAGAAGTTGAGATTTTAAAAGAGGTAAGAAGTACCGCAGAGCATACATGGATGTTATTGTTGAGCTTAATACGAAATCTACCAAGTGCCTTAGAAGACGTAAAACAAGGTGGATGGCAACGAAAGCCATTTTTGGCAGATGAACTTGACGGAAAAACAATAGGAATTATAGGGTTTGGCAGATTAGGAAAAATTATAGCTTCTTATGCCTTGCCCTTCAACATGAAAGTATTGGCCACCGATACCGATAAAATGGCTTTTAATGACAAACCAGTACATATAAAAGAAGTGGGGTTAAAACAATTGCTTATAGAAAGTGATATTGTTAGCTTACATATTCCATCAAACGAAACCAACAAAAATTTTCTTGATAGTGATAAATTCGAGTTAATGAAACAGGGTACGGTATTGATAAATACCGCTAGAGGTGAAGTAATAGATGAAAAAGCGTTGCTCTCGTCTTTAAAAAACAACAAGATAAAAGCCGCAGCTGTTGATGTATTAGACGACGATAGTATTTGGGAAGAAAAATCGCCCAAAAACCATGCTTTGATCCAATATGCCCAGCAAAATTCTAATTTAATAATAACGCCACACATGGGCGGTTACGGACAAGTTTCTATAGAAAAAACTAGAGATTTTATTACAGATAAATTTATAAATAATATTTAATTGATTTAAAAAATATTTAAATGAAACCAATATTAATTGCAGAATGTTGTCAAAACCATAATGGCGACCAAGAAATATTAAAAACAATGATTCATAAGGCTGCTGAAAATGGAGCGGATTATGTAAAAATTCAAGCGATTCGTTCAAAGGATTTAGCCTATAGAGAAAGATTTGAAGAGGGAAGTGTTGATAAAGACGGAACTATTACAACCATTAAAAGAGCCTATCAACCAGAATTAGAACGTTTGGCTAAACTAGACCTTACTTTAGAACAAGAATTATGGTTTGTTGAGGAGTGTAAAAAAGCGGGAGTTAAGCCCATGACCACCGTTTTTACACGTACAGCCATAGATGAAGTTAAAAATATGGGTTATGAAGCTATAAAAATTGCGAGTTACGATTGTGCTTCTTATCCGTTACTCGAAGATGTTAAAAAATTATGGAATAAGATTTTTGTTTCCACAGGATCTACTTATGACGATGAGATTCAAAAAGCTGCACAAATATTAAAAGGTACTGATTTTGAATTTTTACATTGCGTAACCATTTATCCAACACCATTAGAAGAATTACATTTAAACAGAATAAAATTTTTACAACAATTTACACCAAAAATTGGGTATAGTGATCATTCAAAGCCCGCTACTACAGATTTATGGGCATGTAAAGTAGCATTGGCATTAGGTGCAACCAATATTGAAAGACATTACACTGTTTTAGGCGTTACTGAAACAAAAGATGGTCCAGTTTCTATTACGCCACAAATGTTAAAAGAATTAAGGACTTTTGCAGATTACGACAATGAAAAACAATGGGATTTAATAAAAAGTGGGTTTCCAGAATGGGAAATGACCTTGGGTAATTCCCAAAGGCAATTATCGCATACCGAAATATTAAACAGAGATTATTACAGAGGGCGTTTTGCCAATAAAATTGATGGAAAAACCATTTATAATTGGGAAGATTAAATTCAGTTCAATGAATTGATGTAACGAAGTTAAAATGAAAAAAGCCTTAAAAGACCTAACCAAAGATACTTTTACGTATGGTTTTGCCAGTTTCCTAGGGCAGATTATAGGCTTTTTATTGTTACCTATTTATACAACACATCTTTCAACCAAAGACTATGGAATAATGGCTATGCTTACCTTTATTAGTCTTTTTTTTGCTCCTTTAGCCAATATGGGGGTAACCAATGCTATTTTTAGACGTTTTAATTTGCATAAAGATGAGTTTTTACAAATTAAATCACTGTCTGTTGGTAGTATTTTTGTAGTATTTACTTCCTTAGCATGGTTTATAGCCGGTTTCATGTTTTCGAAAGAACTTACATTGCTTTTGGTTGACGAAATTAAATATGAACCACTTGTTAAACTCTGCTTAGTGACCTCATTTTTTGTAAGTGTAGGGCAAATATTTACGGTGGTTTTGAGGGCACAACGTAGGGTAATGCAAATTTCCATTGTTAAAGTAATTCAATTATTGATAACCGTTGGGTGTACTATTTATTTTGTAGTAGTGTTGTTAAAAGGAGTAGAAGGTATTATATTAGGTACTCTAATAGGTAGTGTATTTGCTTTTTTAATTCAATACATATTATGTTTTAAATGGTTTAAGTTTAGTACAGATTTTATGGAACTCAAAGCTTTATTAAAATATGGATTACCGTTTTTACCGCATAGACTGATGGCATTTGGCTCAGGCTTTTTAAGTCAATTCTTTATTAAGGAATTTATTGGTTTGTCAGAAACAGGATTGTACAATATAGCATTGCGGTTTGCCCTGCCCTTAGCTTTTATCATTGGTTCCATACAATCTGCATGGGTACCCATAAAGTTTCAAGTACATAGAGAGGAAGGCGAAAACAGTGCTTTGATATTTAGGCAATTAATTTCGTTTTACTTTATAATACTATTATTACTATTTGCTGGGAGTATAACTTTTGGTCCTGAATTATTAAGGGTTATGACCGCCTCTGAATATCATGCTGCGGTTTATTTAGTACCTTTTGTGTTGTTAATACCTGTGAGTCAAGGTATTTATTTTATGTTGGGTACAGGTTTTGAATTTACAGAAAACACAAAGCCAATGCCTCTTGTTAGTGGCTCTGGCTTATTGGTATTGTCAGTACTGGGTTATTTTCTGATTGATGTAGTAGGTATTTACGGGGTTGTTTTCGGATTAATAGCATCTTGGTTAACTATGGCAATTTTAATTCGGTACTTCTCAAATCAACGCTTTTATGTACCTATCAATTTTAAACTTATTTTAAAAATAGTAATTCTGTTTTTACTACTAGTTGGTGTTATATTTTCAATTCAATCACTATCATTGATACCTAGATTATCAATTGAAAGTTTAACAATATTAGCAATATTAGCAATATTTGTTTATTTTATTGTTTTTAATGAAGACCTAAGAACATTAAATATTCAAAAGTACCCCTTATTTAACAAACTAAATAAGTTCATACTACCCATTAGAAATCTGGTAAAAAAATAAATTATATCATGAAGTTGAATTTTTTAGAAACTTTATATTGTAAATATAAATTTGGGTTAGTACCAAAATTTAGAATAAATAGATATTTTAATCTTAAAAATATTTATACCCATCTGGCATATAAAAGTTGTGGTAAAGTGGGTAAACGTTTAAAAGTAAATGGCTTAGTTCAAGGTCTGGGTAAAAATGTAATTTTAAAAGATTATGTAAATATTAACCCAGGAGCTAGATTTTTAGGAAAAGGAAAAATTGAAATTGGGAACTATTTCCATACTGGTCAAAAGCTTACTATTATAAGCACTAATCACAACTATGATAATGCTGAAGCTATCCCTTATGATAAAGTTAAAATTCATAAACCAGTAATTATAAAAGATTTTGTTTGGTTAGGTGATAGTGTCATAATAATTCCAGGAATTACAATTGGAAAAGGTGTAATAGCGGCCGCGGGAGCAGTTATAACCAAGGATGTTCCCGACTTTGCTATCATCGGTGGTAATCCTGCAAAAGTAATTAAGTATAGAGATATTGATGCATTTAAAGATTTAGAAAGTAAAAATAAATTTTTATAATACTATCTGTTTAGAACTATGAGAATTGATTTACAAAATTGGATTGACCATTGCATAAACACTTTAATAGCCAATTTTAAAGATAATGATGATGCAACAATGCTCATTAAGTGTTTTGTAACCCAGTATGAACTCAATGCCCTAAGAATAATTGAAAATAAAGCTAAATTTAACGAGAATTATAATTTACATTATTACAAGCAAAAGATTAAAAATAGTGTTATAAAAAAAGAGGTGAAAGAAGTAGCGTTTTCTGGATTTGATGATAAATTGGACATATTGTTTTGGCCATTTCAAAAATCACATTTCGATGTTCAGATAAAAATTTATAATCAATTACAAAATATCAAATTGTCAACAGCCATAGTTTCTCATAACCATCCAGTTAATAGTTTAATAAATTCTCAGATTGTAAATGGTGGTATAGTTATAAATAACTTAGACCATGTTTGGGTCGATTATAAAAAAATAGCATGTTATAAAGAATTAATCAGCTCTATAAATAACCTTCCTAATTTTGCATATAACAATAAATCAATTCGTTTTAAAACGCTTTTTTTGAGAAGTTTAAACGCTTGGTATTGGCTTTATGTACAGACCACAGCCATTTTTAACAAAATGGTAAGCACCTATAAACCAAGGGTAATATTTGTAGGAAACAGTATTTCATTAGTGGGTAATTTAATAGGTCATTTAGCCCAAAAAAAACAAATAAAAGCATGCTGTATTATGCACGGCAGAATGAACGATTATGTGCAATTTGGCTGTTTTGATTATTTTTATGTGTTTGGTAAAAATGATAAAAACAATATGATCAACAATGGCATTTCAGAAGAAAAAATTATAATATCTGGATCGCCTAAAATTGATGAGTTTTTAAAAACAAACAAAAATTCACCAAAAAAATCATCTAAATATGTTTTAATTGCCTTGTCAGGCTCTGGTCATTCAATAACTGAAAAGCACCATATAGCAATCTTAGAAATGATTTATCAAGTGGCCGCACAATTGGACGCTATAAATTTTAAATTCAAATTACATAGAAAAGATAAAATTGAATATTATAAAAAACTAGACACGTTAAAGAATACTTCAATTTATAAGTACGGAGATGCTTCGGTTTCTTCAAATATTTATGATTGGATAAAAGATGCCAATATGCTAATTACCGGAGCTTCAACTACGGCGTTAGATGCAATGTTATTAAATTGTGCCGTAATAACCATTGATTTATTTGAACACTTAAAAAATGTTGATTTTATAGAACAAAACGTATCTTTGCATTCCACCAACATTGAGCAATTATTAGTTAATATTAATATTGTTTTGGAACAGGGCGAGATACTTAAAAATCATATAGAAACCATAAACGGTTTTATAAAAGGATATTATGCTCAACCCGAAGTGGGAAGCTTAACGCTAATAGAAAACCATATTAAGTCTATTTTAAAGTGAAAAAAAAATCATTCTTTTCAAAAATATTATGGATTATCTATAACCAGTTTAAATATGGATATGGTGAAAAATTTAGGGTGTATTTAAAAATATTCTTTTGGAAAAGGTTTCTAAAAAATGTGGGTGCCAATTTATTTATACATCCAAGTGTCCTTATTAGAAGGGCAGAGGGTATTTCTATTGGAGATAATGTGAACATAAATCATGGTTCGGAATTGTATGGCGGCGGCGGATTAACTATTGGTAACGGAAGTATGATTGCCTATAATGTAATGGTTTTTACAGATTCTAGACAGTTTAAAAGCAATCAAAATTTAAAATCTTTAAAAGGAAGGGTAGCGAAACCAGTAATTATTGGCAGCGATGTTTGGATAGGTGCTGGCTCAATAATAGTACCGGGAGTTGTAATTTCTGACCATGCCATAGTAGCAGCTGGATCAGTTGTTACCAAGAACGTTAATGAGTGGGACATTGTAGCTGGCAACCCAGCAATTAAAGTTGGAAGTAGAATAGAAAATAAAATTGATTAATGAATCAAAATCAACCTTTGGTTAGTGTTATCATAACAGTTTACAATGGCATGCCCTATATTATTGATGCCATTGAACATCTACAAAATCAAACCTATACCAATATAGAAATTATAGTTGTTGATGATGGTTCGTCAGATGAAACCAAAAAAGCAGTAGAGCAAATTTCAAAAACGGATAATAAGGTTAGATTAATCAAATCTTCTCGCATTGGTCGAGGCAAGGCTCTAAATAAAGCAATTGAAGTTTCAAAAGGCGAGTTTTTAGCGATTAATGATGCTGACGATTTTTCGCATAAAACCAGAATTCAAAAGCAAGTTGATTTTTTAGAGGCAAATCATGACTATGTATTGGTTGGTAGTAAATCTAATTTAAGAAATTTGCAGACTGGAGAAGTTACGAATCACTCAATTGAAAGACCAAGTTCTAATGTTGAAATAAGAAAATATTTTTTAAAAGGTCAACCAATTCAACATGTTTGCGTTTTAATGCGTGCCGAAGCTATCGAAAAAATTGGGGGTTATAGTGAAAAAATAAATTTTCTCTATGATAGAGATTTGTTTATTAGATTAGCATCTAATGGAGGAAAGCTACATAATTTGGATGAAATTCTTGTTGATGTAGGCCATCATCCAACTAGATTCTTTTATAATACTTTTACAGGAAAAGAAAGGATTAAGTTAGATTTTCATTATAGATTTGAAGCCGCAAAAATGCTTAACGAGCCATTTAAAACAAGGTTTAAACTTTGGTCGTTGTTACGTTGGAGTTTATTACCAGAAGGAATTAGAAAAACGATTAAAAAAATATTAAAGAGAAAATAAAATTATTATGAGTAGGAATATTGTTATAGGAGCAGGGCCAGCAGGAATAGGCGTTGGGTTAAGTTTAGGAAAAGATTGTAAAATTTTAGAACGTGCAAATACTGTTGGTGGTTTTTCAAGAAGTATTGAAATAAAAGGTGCTATTTTTGATTTTGGGGGGCACTCTTTCCACACCCCACATCCCGAAGTACGCGATTTGGTGTATAATTCGTTGGAAATGTACCAACAAACCAGAAATGCCAAATGTTTTTCTAAAGGACAGGTTATACCTTACCCTTTTCAGAAGAATTTTAGAGCATTGAACGACCAATCCATTGTAAAAGATTGCTTAGAAGGTCTAGATAACTTACCTACTTCTGTAAATAAAAAAGATTTTGACAATTTTGAGGATTTTATTTTTAAAAGTTTTGGTCCTGGCATTTCTAAACACTTTATGTTGCCCTACAATAAAAAATTATGGGGTAGAGACCTTACGCGTATGGCTGCTGATTGGACCAGCGAACGTGTTGCTGCACCGGAAGGGATCAAGGAAAAATTTGACTTAACGGGTGGTAAAAGAAAACCCTTACAAGCAGATACCAAAGTAGGATATCCCGCTAAAGGTGGTTTTGGAGAGATTTATAAAGCCATTGGTAAAAAATTAGATAACGTTGAATACAATACGAGCGTTACAAAAGTAGATAGTAACGCAAAAAAGGTTTATGCTAGTGATGGTAAAAGCCATTCGTATGAAAATCTAATAAGTTCTATAGCCATTTTAGATTTTTTAAAGATGATGGACAATGTACCACAACGCATCTGGGATTTAACAGAGCGTTTAGACTATTTGTCAATGGTATTGGGCTTGGTGGTAATCAATCACCCAGTTGATACTGACATTCAGCGTTTTTATTCTGCTGAAAGAGAAATTATATCGCATAAAACCGCGATAAACCATAATTCATCCGATTATTTACGTTCCTTACCACATCATGGTATTATGATGGAAATTTCTGAAGGACCAGAAAAAACCTTGCACCGTTCAGATACAAAACAATGGATAGTTGATAGTTTACTTACCCTTGGTGCCATTAAACACCCACACGAAATTGAAGAAATTCAAATTCAGAATGTAAAGTACTCATATCCCGTACCCACCAAAGATAGAAATGAAATTATGAAAGAAATTAAAGATTGGCTGCAAGAAAACGATATTTATACGGTAGGTAGATTTGGAGAATGGGCTTATATAAATTCTGATAAAGCTATTTTTAGAGGTCTAGAGTTAGGCAAGTATGTAGCGAGTTTATAATTAATTTTAATGGAAAATAAAAAAAAAGTTTGGATTGTTACTAATAATTTTGGTTCTGTAAAAGCAGGACCAGCTATACGTTTTTTAAGGTATGCACCTTATTTTTTAGAAAATGATTGTGATATTCGTTTCGTAACCGTTGATCGAGGTGAGGCAAATACTGAAAATGTTGAGGTAGATTTTATAATCGCAAATTCTCGAAAATCTTTTTTTAAGAAAACATATAACAAAGCGGCTAGAGAAAAACCAGATTCCATTGTATTTTTAAGTACTAACATATTCTCTACCTTGAATAATTATAGAATGAGGTTATTAGGTATTAAGGTTATTTATGTAAATACAATGAAACTTTCTTATACACACCGTGAAAATGGGGAAAAAAGAGATTTTGCCAGAATAGCTTCTTTAAAAATATTGAGCTATTTTTTATACAATTCGTTCTCTTATGTAGTTAACAGCACGTCGGCATTAGCAGAAAATTTAAATGTAAATAAAAGCAAACTAAGAAAAATTTATAATGGTGTTGATACTGAAAAATATAAGCCTATACCTAATAATGAAAAAAACAAATTAAAAGATACATTAGGCTTGCCACAGAATACTCAGATTTTTTTATTTGTTGGTCTGTTTGTACAACGTAAAGGAATACTCGATTTAGTGGAAGGGTGGATTCAATATAAAAAGCAGTTTGATACAAATACAACATTATTGTTGGTAGGTAATGAAATGGAAAATGCACCAGAAAATGATTCTAATTTTGTAGAGAATTGGAATTCCCTAAAAAATAAGGCTGAAGCACATGAAAATAATTATGATATAATCAGAAAGCCATTTGCCAAAAATGTAGATGAATTTTATAAAGTTGCCGACACTTTCGTTTTCTTATCTTATTTAGAGGGTATGCCAAATGTATTACTAGAATCTATGTCGACTGGTTTAGCGGTTTTAACCTCACAATTTAATGGGTTTTCTGATGATTATGGTGATAGTGAAAAAGAGTTAATCATTCTAAATGACAGGAAACCTGAAACACTTATAAATTACTTTAATAAATTGTATAACAATAAGGAGTATAAGGAGAATCTTAGTACAAATGCAAGAGAACATGCCCTAAACTATTTTGCCTTAAATAAAAGTATAACTGCCTATTTAAAATTATTTTCTTAAAATATGTGCGGAATTGCTGGAATTATAGATTTTAAGGAAAATGTTGAACTAACAACATTAGAAGAAATGACTAATGATATTAGTCATAGAGGATCTGACGGTAAAGGAAGTATTATAAGAAAGATAAAACATAGCTCTATTGGTTTTGGTCATAGAAGACTATCAATTATAGATTTATCACCATTAGGACATCAACCAATGTCCTTTGAGAATTACGAGATAGTATTCAATGGTGAAATATATAATTATTCAGAAATTAAAGAAGAACTCAAAATACTAGGTCATTCTTTTGCTTCAAATTCTGACACGGAGGTAATTTTACATGCTTATGCACAGTGGAGTGATAAATGCGTAGATAAATTTATTGGAATGTTTGCTTTTGCAATTTTAGATAAAACGGCAAACGAAGTTTTTTTAGCCAGAGATAGGGCAGGTGTAAAACCTTTATTTTACTATAAGAATGAAGATTTATTTTTATTTGGTTCTGAATTAAAGAGTTTTCATTGTCATAATAAATTTAAAAAAGAGATCAATTCAAGTGCGTTAGTACCATATATGAAATATGGA from Aureibaculum sp. 2308TA14-22 includes:
- a CDS encoding glycosyltransferase family protein, giving the protein MKTVSFFICSNGFGHFKRCARIASHLVSQNDKVKINFICPSKPLIILAKWNVVTFILNHPRICIIEGARNIELLKDGKFYIEKNYFKNINNEITNLSNVIISDNLSSILEIKNNAILMGSFLWSEILKHQFPKDRNIEKFHDSELEVLKRYNPVMIGLNDMAMPYVKKYTDFIGTSWIVDKKLMTPKRASVKNILIMGGGTGIIDDTLLKMINKLRKSTNYSIFVSNQLYRNLDAKNDNCILFDFDEHSFLTIDLMICRPGIGSLTDAITYGIPVFGIGEPSNFEMEFNLKKIEELNFGMDISNFNNGIDELIESIILNGTYASFCKSLGQTNKNGIQEIIDFLTLKYNL
- a CDS encoding nucleotide sugar dehydrogenase: MNYDVSQYLIYENQTIKDVLKIFQNTADSGLPAGIAILSDKSNKVIGCVTEGDVRRGLIQGKNLNDKIDEIAVKNPICFNENYSYKDIIEKIPQELSLRGRKSKKYLDKIIVTNNDNELVKIIGYHELWEQKVATHRHVVVLGLGYVGLTLALVLAEEGFFITGVDTDTNKIKKLNKKDSYVIEKGLPEILKEQLGKNFHPSVTIPEEGDVYVISVGTPVVVVGSDKNPTPILDFIETISKEVGKKLKPGNLVILRSTVPTGTSRNVVGPLLEKHSGLICGKDFHLAFAPERTAEGKALKELRELPQIIGGVNEESVESTAALFRELTPTIIRVSSLETAEMAKLINNSFRDLVFAYSNYVTQIASHFNIDIVEIIKAANQGYPRDTVPLPSPGVGGPCLTKDPYIFSTVAEKVLNGNTSLFNEGRYINENMHEHIAIRVINELKNLKKDIKKCKILVCGLAFKGKPETGDVRNSSAVEIYNLLSKLSTNISGHDPVALTDEIKEVGVNPIDFEKGINDADVVLFLNNNDFYEKLNIFNVVRKMNKNPIIVDGWSLYRADEIISVKPSVYMSLSQIKSSII
- a CDS encoding acylneuraminate cytidylyltransferase family protein, which translates into the protein MKILGIIPARGGSKGVKKKNIKHLGNKPLLVYTIEVAEASALTDVIVSTDDEEIAKVAKEYGGKVPFLRPEELATDNAKAIPVIQHALVEAEKLYGKEYDAVMMLQPTTPFKIVEDINNAIAIMQNSNCDSVISVVDVEGHHPARMKFIEDDRLIDPPYCEAYENQPRQELEPMYIRNGAVYLTRKEILMNDSFKGEDSRALIMPNIRSVNIDTELEFKYAEWILKEKLINA
- a CDS encoding 2-hydroxyacid dehydrogenase yields the protein MLNILHLEKDCYSQRTLQKIEEVGLVNYLNTESQVEFINHLENNKYDVIFAKLGLAINKQVIDLLPSLKCIVTPTTGLNHIDLKTAEKNNIAVISLKGEVEILKEVRSTAEHTWMLLLSLIRNLPSALEDVKQGGWQRKPFLADELDGKTIGIIGFGRLGKIIASYALPFNMKVLATDTDKMAFNDKPVHIKEVGLKQLLIESDIVSLHIPSNETNKNFLDSDKFELMKQGTVLINTARGEVIDEKALLSSLKNNKIKAAAVDVLDDDSIWEEKSPKNHALIQYAQQNSNLIITPHMGGYGQVSIEKTRDFITDKFINNI
- a CDS encoding N-acetylneuraminate synthase family protein, which produces MKPILIAECCQNHNGDQEILKTMIHKAAENGADYVKIQAIRSKDLAYRERFEEGSVDKDGTITTIKRAYQPELERLAKLDLTLEQELWFVEECKKAGVKPMTTVFTRTAIDEVKNMGYEAIKIASYDCASYPLLEDVKKLWNKIFVSTGSTYDDEIQKAAQILKGTDFEFLHCVTIYPTPLEELHLNRIKFLQQFTPKIGYSDHSKPATTDLWACKVALALGATNIERHYTVLGVTETKDGPVSITPQMLKELRTFADYDNEKQWDLIKSGFPEWEMTLGNSQRQLSHTEILNRDYYRGRFANKIDGKTIYNWED
- a CDS encoding lipopolysaccharide biosynthesis protein, encoding MKKALKDLTKDTFTYGFASFLGQIIGFLLLPIYTTHLSTKDYGIMAMLTFISLFFAPLANMGVTNAIFRRFNLHKDEFLQIKSLSVGSIFVVFTSLAWFIAGFMFSKELTLLLVDEIKYEPLVKLCLVTSFFVSVGQIFTVVLRAQRRVMQISIVKVIQLLITVGCTIYFVVVLLKGVEGIILGTLIGSVFAFLIQYILCFKWFKFSTDFMELKALLKYGLPFLPHRLMAFGSGFLSQFFIKEFIGLSETGLYNIALRFALPLAFIIGSIQSAWVPIKFQVHREEGENSALIFRQLISFYFIILLLLFAGSITFGPELLRVMTASEYHAAVYLVPFVLLIPVSQGIYFMLGTGFEFTENTKPMPLVSGSGLLVLSVLGYFLIDVVGIYGVVFGLIASWLTMAILIRYFSNQRFYVPINFKLILKIVILFLLLVGVIFSIQSLSLIPRLSIESLTILAILAIFVYFIVFNEDLRTLNIQKYPLFNKLNKFILPIRNLVKK
- a CDS encoding acyltransferase; protein product: MKLNFLETLYCKYKFGLVPKFRINRYFNLKNIYTHLAYKSCGKVGKRLKVNGLVQGLGKNVILKDYVNINPGARFLGKGKIEIGNYFHTGQKLTIISTNHNYDNAEAIPYDKVKIHKPVIIKDFVWLGDSVIIIPGITIGKGVIAAAGAVITKDVPDFAIIGGNPAKVIKYRDIDAFKDLESKNKFL